The region ATTTTCATGTGGATCCTGTGTGAATACAAAGTATAGACAAATCTCTGGATGTGGAGGAGCCACAGACTCTTCTGGGAAGTGGACTGTGAATATGTCATTCTGGGAACCTCCTTGGGGCCCTCCCTGTGTCCAGAGAAACTTGACctggatggagggatggaaggCAGGTGGCAGAGGAGCATAAAGAGGTTGCTGGTGTGAGAAGTGGCCTACAAGAAGTCAAGAGCTGTGGATGCCACTTGCACAGAGCATGGAAATGCTTGCTGGCTTGGCAGATCCCAATGACCCAAACTCCCTTTCCTCACTCCTAATGGTGACCTCGTTCTCCCCAACCCCCATGATTCTACTCACTTCTGAACCTTTCCTAAGGCTGCTTTCTTCATTAGTGATGCCTCCTCATTCCTCTTACACAAATCCCCCTCATTGCCCCCATAGAAGTCTCATTTCCTCTGTGTATCCTTCCAGATAATTCTAATCCTCACTCATCTCTTCTTCCATCTACAGTCACCTCTACCATGTAGCATTTCTTTAATTGGTTCCCTTATGTCGTTTTCAGCTTGGAGCTGGAGTATCCCTGGGACCTTGGCTCAGGACTGTATTGAACATGCCCTCCCCGCATCTCAGAGGGTCTGGGGTATAAACAGGAGATGAAATGGAGTTAAATGCACCTGACTTCTGCATACCTTCTACTCTCAAAAACAAGTATTTCTTGCATTTCAACAATGTGCCAGGTTGCATTCTTGGTGTGATGGATATACAACAGAACAGAAGACAAACACAACATGGTTACTTGTGTACCAGACCTTTGTTCTAGTTTCTGTGCCATTAAACTTCTTGCAAAAGCTGAACAATCAGGCCAGATGCATAAGCACATCTGATTTGTTTTCCAGAACATGATAATTGTAGGCTTTCCTCTTTTAGCCAGGATTTTAAAGGTAGGGAGTCAGCTTtgattaagtaaaaatattaaatgtcttAAACAAGGAAAGAGCCAAACAATAGCTATTGGTATTTTTAAGGATCCTATTTCCTTCTGCTTATGTAATTTTTTGCTGTTTGTCCGTGGGCTGGGCTGTGAGGATACACTGGCCCATTTAATAATTTGTTCACTGATAAGACACTTTGAGACTTATAAGAGATTCTTGAAGCACTCCTCCCATACCCCCACAAAAGGGACGTTATGATAGGATTTAGCCACTAGATGGCAATCCTGGGCTGTAAATGCTTCCCCAATTTTGCGACTACGGGACTTCCAAAAAGAGTGTTGATAAAATTCAGCCATGGTACATTTTTATCCTGCATTCCCAAGCACATTTCCCTTCGCTGCAGAAACATTTCAGTTGATTTGGAAGTGGTCAAGAACACACTAGGTCCTTTGCATTCTTAACTATCTTGTTAATTCAGCCAAGTAAAGTTAATTGACTAATAAAGAGGATCTATAACTAGGGTTAACATTCAAATGTAATTTAGAAATGTACCTGGATTAATTAAAACAATGGACTTAGATTCTACTTTATATGCAAGAATACTGATATGGAAGGTTAAGTGTATCTCAAGAAAATTCCATCTCCCTTCTCTGGCAGTAGGCCCCCATGCACGGCATGAAGATGGGGGTCTAGTGGCTGTGTCTACACCACGTGACTTTGCCCCTTGTCTAGAGCTACTGAGCCCAAGGGAGACCCAAGGTCCAAACAAAGCCATCCCTGGTCTCATACTATGGAGAATCAGATACTTAGATCAAGGAGACAGAGAGGTGGGAATTGAATTTTTGAATGGAAAATACCACTAAATTATTCTTTATTGGTGGCTGATAACTCCTTAGCATTTAATTAATACTGAAATACAATCTCTccactttctctgattgaatcaTCTGAATCAGGTTCCATCCCTGGACACCATGAGGAAATGGACTAGACAGAAATGGATTTCTATTTACTTTTGGCATGTAAGAAGGTAAtatgactgggcgcctgggtggcttagttggttgggcgactgccttcggctcaggtcatgatcctggagtcccgggatcgagtcccgcatcgggctccctgctctgcagggagtctgcttctccctctgaccctcttccctctcgtgctctctatctctcattctctctctctctctcaaataaataaatataaaaaataaaaaataaaaataaaaagtaagtcataaaataaaaaaaaaagaaggtaatatGACTCAAGAAGAAAGCCATAAATCGATTTACAATAAATGCCTAGCCTCCTTGTTCGCTAGCTGTACCTTAGTCACTATTTGGCATTAATATGAGGAGCGTTAGATCCTGGAATGACCATTTTTTCTGAGTTAGTCACCAGGCAATCAGACTCTATGATACAGTCCTTAACTGATGATATTGCCAACAAGGTCAATGAATATAAACTGTAACTCCCCAAAGTTGAACTATCCTTTTCTTAAACCACTGTTTCAGTCggtggaaataaattaaaatggtttGATAGCACAGAGAAAAAGGATTATTAGCTAAGTtaatggttctcaactggggtgaTTGATTttaccctccccctcccaggggacacttggcaatgtttgtcaacattttttggttgtcacaaccagGGGTAGGTGGGGATGCTTCTGGCATCTATTCAGCTTATACTtacagatttcattcttttctcttctcttttttatagtttttaagaaCTCTTTAGAACTTTTGGAGTCCAGGGATGccactaaacatcctacaatgcacaggaaaATTACCTGCAACCAATAGCTGAtgaatgtcagtagtgctgaagTTCAGATACCCTGGCTCAAACTTTTCACCTTCATCCAGTGGTACAAAATTTTAGATACTTCGAGGAATTACCTAAGTTACTAAGAGGATGGATGGGGATGGGATGTCTCTGGCTGTTTGGGTAGAATACAGTGTTTGGTCTCTGAATCTCTGTTCTCACAGCTTTTACTCCCCATCTCCATCCCTTTGCACATCTTTCCCAGATCCAGTTGTTTGAGAATTGCATGAGACCATCCATCTGTCTcgaagaaaaaataatccaaaaatgcAAATGTTCTCTGCTAAGTACACAGCTGTGCAAAGAACCATTTAAACCAGggctggcactttttttttttttttaaggaaactattCCAAAACTTCTCCAGCCCTTTAAagagtccattaaaaaaaaaaaaaaaatctcttgttgAGAGAGAAAGTTGCCCATCTCTTTTCAATGAACTTGTTTCCTGCTTACATGAGACTTTGGGAAATCCTAGAGACagatttatttaactttttcctttgtattttcaaGTTCCCTCCCACTCGTGAGGGCAGATCACCCAATGGTACTGAGTCTCagtttttatctataaaatggggatgataacacCTACTTCACAGAATTGTCCTGAGGTGGCTGGACACTAGTGTCCAGCTCAGGATAACCTTTCTCTCCCGACCCACCTCCACACACTGGTTTGGCCTGCAGTAGCCATGTTTGTGGTATGTGATCTTGTCCTCCCGGCCATACCTGATTGGTCCAGGGAGGAGCTCCTGACCCAGGCTGAGCCAATCAGATTCCCTCACTCCAGAATTTGAAACTGAGAATGGGGAAGCCCACAAACAGGCAACTGCTGGAGCTGGATCTCTCTGACGTCATTCCTTCTCCAGGCTTCATGTTGTGCCTTCTAAATGTACTTATTTCTTTAAGTTCTCTTTCCTGAGTTTACTTTtcgagactttttttttttttttgtcctgactTGGCCAATATTtgtagattttgttttcttccctttctccttttatacCTATTTAGAACCTATACTCCCCACACTATCCTGCACGTCCGGTACTGTGGGTGTTTGATGGATGCTGCTTCCTTTAGCTGGAATGCTTTCCCCACCCAGCCTGCACTTGCAAGCACTTCACAGCCAAATTCAAAGGCCACTTCAAAAGCTCTCTCCTCCAGGACTGTCTGGTTTTCTCCAAAAGAAGGAATCTACAGTTCGCTTCAGAAGGGAATCCtttctgttttatattcattattaatACACATCACTTACTTTCCTGTGAGTGTGCATGCCTCCTTGGGGCAAggtctttgcttttcattttttcatctttggTCTCTAGTAGTGTTTTACAGTAGATAAttgaaatttatcaaattaatgaattattcattttatttattggtggCCTGGGAACTTCTTCAGTAATAGTCATCTTTTTCAGGGCCATAATAAAATGctaatgtatattaaaataaaattcagagaaaagtAAGGAcctatttcaaatgttttcttctctgtggtaTTTTAGTCAGATAATTCAGGAGATGAAGCCAGCTGGggagagaaatattttctctcttttgtcatGACTGTGTGGACAGTATCACTAATTAAGTCAAGCTGGCATGGAAAGATTTActaagcagaaaagaaatgatggaatgttctagaaaaaCCACCCAAGATGATAAACATAAACCAGTGAAATTTAGAGTCTAGTTAAACCATTCAACAAACAGAGATTGAACACTGTGATTCTCAAAAGTCAGGTCCTATATCCTAGAGATGATTTGAGGTGGCACAGAGGTGGGGAATCAAATGGCCTTATTCCATTCCTTCCGATTACCTCAGGAAGAAAGTCTCAGGGTGGCAGAAGAATGTCTTCAATTTGCTCATCCCCTTCTGTTTTAAAGACAGGGTAGTTTTGTTGATATTTGGAGCTTCTCTCTGCAGGGAACTGTATCAATCTAGAATTTTACTAACATTGTTTTGTCACTgaagttatttttatcttatttacaatcagacagaaaaagattCCCTTTAAAATCTAGGTTTAAAAATGagagtggaggggcgcctgggtggctcagtcgttaagcgtctgcctttggctcaggtcatgatcccagggtcctgggatggagccccacatcgggctccctgctccttgggaagcctgtttcccctctcccactcccccttgcttgtgttccctctctcgctgtttctctctctgtcaaataaataaataaaatcttagaaaaaaatgagagtagctttgaaaaaataaaaaataaaacaaataatagcaCCAGTGGTGTGCAGGTGTGGTGTGAGGGTGGTGAAGAATCAGGTTTTAGAAAGACGTGCTGTACACTGCATGTTTAACTGTGGTGAATGTTAAAAATATGTCAGATTTGATAAAGGGAGGGTGACTTACAAGTAGATATCTGTCCTAATTCTTTTCAAAGCCACGTTTGGAATAGATTTCTCTCTGAAATCTCAtcattaatatgtatatatgaggatttatttttacataatgttAAGTCCTTAATTCCTCTGAATCATTTCCATGTTacatttcactttctttccactttgtgtgtgtgcgtgtgtgcatccGGCTTTCAAGAGAACAGAATGGCAAACATTAACTGTCATATTCTGCTTCTGACAAACTGTGCAAACCTCTGCCTAATCCAATTATTCTGTATAATTAAAGCAGTTTTAAATTACAACTGAGCtcaattttaagggaaaaaataaatctctctttttaattttctagtgcCTTAGTTTTACGCAGCTTTGCAAATTGTACTTATGGcctacatataaaaataaacctaaatgtaaattATGATTTAAATCCCCATGGACAAGCTGTTCTGCTTTATTTGTTAGAAAGCAAATAAGACCTACTTTATGGCCTGTTTACTAAACTGAAAATTTCAAATTGAGGGATTTAAAAGACATCAACTATATTAATGCCATAAACTATAGAAATCACTCAATAGAGTAATGCTCTTTGGATAATCTGAGAATCTTTATAACAAACCATtatttgatgttttccttttcaattacATGGtgataaggaatttaaaaaaatatgtatatgcacatcACATATGCTTACCATCTAAGCTATTGTTTAAGCAATCTATAGAGGCAAAAGACTCTAACCTGTGAGTTTTTTTGTAAATTAGTTCAATGGCTGGAGATCATTTCGAGTATACATttactctcttcccttccctatcAGGATTGTTTCACTACCAACACTTTAAAAAAGCCAATGGGAAGAAATTGGATTCTTTAAAAGCCATAATTATTTGAGGTCACAAATATATTCAGCCTCAAACTGTCATATGAAATTCTAATTGAGAAACCCCAGAGTAAACAGTGTGTTCATAAATCGGTTAAGCCATCCCTTGCCTTGAGGAAGTTTTTGCAGGTACAATCTTTCATGCTAATGTCTACAATATCTCTATTGTAGGTGAAGTAGAGTGTTCCCCCTTCTCTGTTCAGATTCTCAAATTAGGTAGAAACAAATTTGGAAGGTGTTCTGCTCCATGACTCCCTCCCATGGGCATAACCAGATTGGAAAGAAACACTTCCTGTCATATGCAGGGGAGTAAAGTGCTCTACCAGTTTGTACAGCTATGCCAGTGGATACCACCTGAGCTGTGTTCACTTACTTGGGGCCATGACACCGACAAAGCAAGATGTGGATTAGACACAATTCCCTGTACATATTAGCCAGTAAGCAATCATTTCCTTACAGActcaaaaaaaagtatataaaagtacAAGAGAATCAGAGGGCTATTGATACAGGAACAATTCGGAATCTTCTATATTTGACTgcgttgttgtgtgtgtgtgtgcacaaaacTTAGTAACTAATTACCAGAAACATGCTTCCTATTGACGGTGACTTACCAGTTGTGGTGACAATGAATGACCTGCTCTTCTGCTACTCAGGCAATAGCACCACAACTGTCCAGTTACTCCAACCACAGACCTTGACACTGTCCTGGATTCCTCTTTTGCCCCCACTACTTCCACACAGACATATTTGACTCGACCATGAGCCTTTGTGTATCATTCTCCAAAACGTATCTATTTTTCCTCATTGTCaatccatcatcaccatcatcacctcttGCTTGGACAGCTCTCTACTAGTTTCAttatgtctgctttttttttttttttttttttttttttttttttttttttttttatgtgcttcacaaaattcttaattttttattggttgAGGATCAGTACAGACGTTTCAATTTGTACACAATTCTTAACATACGTAccgaaaaatctaaaaaaaaacatgtagttgtgattcttttttaaaagttattccaGTGACCTTCCAGCTTAAAATTTGGAGGCAAATTTTCCTTAACAGTATATCAAGTACCAAGATCTTCAAATGCTGATACACTGTTACATTAAGTCCCATTAATTCACAATTTAATATCATATATACTACATACTCAGATTCTCAATCTTGCACAGCACATTAACAGAGTTACTAGGAAAACCGGACTACGACGACCAAGATGTTACAGAGTGCACAAGAATTCGGACCGGGAGAGCCAAGACCTAGGAGTGGTTTTCTTTAGGAAACAATTCTACCGAAAACAACATGGGAatagaagtaatttaaaatattcaagacatAGTAAATGCACGACCGACTCCAAATTGCCATTTAGTATGCTTGGTATTATAGGATATAAAAACTACCCCAGCTATGGAATGTTGAGCTGACACCCAAGACAATCAAAGCCTCCCACATTCAATATCCCACTATTTCCTGGTtgtaccaaaaaataaacaaccagcaAATGAtttcacctcttaaaaaaaaagcatttacacttaaaaaatgggatgAGGTGGGATTCCctccttcttaaaaatgtttctagagcTACTAAAAAACTTGCATTTACAAAATAGTTGATAAAAATATTCCTCTGGATTGTACAAGAAGGGCGACAGGGACCACTGATAAGACATGGTTTATGGTATTAATCAgacttggcttctttctctcctgcttcatCGGAGGCTGGACTCTCCTCATTTTTAGTTTCTCCGTTTTCTGCAGGTAAGTCTTCTTTCGTTTCTTGGTTAGCCACTTCAGCCTGTTTTCCCTTTGctccccttttcccctttgtttgcACTTTTTTGTCTGAAGATTTATCCTTTCCTGCCGCCTTTTTTGGCTTCGTTTCCACTTTTGCAGGAGCAGGTTTAGCTGACAACCTCGCCGACCTCCTCTTGGGCTCCTCCTTCGACGCCCCCTCGGCGGAGCTGACCTTCCTCTTGGGCATCgtggcggcggggcgggcgcgtGCCGGGTGCCTGCGGGCCGCGGCGCGCCGAGACCCTTCGCGAAGCTGGGCTGCCTGGCCGCTACCGCTCCTCCCGCCGCCCGAGCTGCTGCGACccgcctgcttttttttttttttttttttttttttttaaagaatatatatgaaaatgttttttcctaagaattaaaaaaaaaactttatcgaagtataatttacatgccaCGAAATTTGTCTCTTTTAAGTATACGGCTCAAAGATCTTTAGCAAATTTACGACATTGTGCGACCATAACTATAATCCAGTTTTAGAATACAACTGTCACCCCAAAATGGTCTTTTGTGCCTGTCTACAGCCAATCAACCTCCCATCTGAAATCCCAGGCAACCACGAGTCTATTTCTTGTCTCCATAGATTTGCATTTTCTGGACAGCttatatgaatggaatcctaCAATGTGGGATCCTTCACATCTAGCCTCTTTTACTTAtcataatgtttttgaggctcATCAGTGTTGTAACAttcatcagtacttcattcctttttattgccaaatggTATACCCTGAAGCATGTGTAATTTTTGAAGCatagtaattaaataaatacccAGGAAGTCATCACTCAACTTCAAATTAAATTACAAAGCTACTTAgtgctctgcttctccttccaaTCCATTGCCCATGTAGTAACTGGCATCATGGCCATCCTTCACTTCCAACTTTCTGATGGCTTCAGTCACAGTTACATTAAATCCAAGGTGCTTCCATGGTCCACAAGGCTCTACCTGATAGGATCCTTGCTTATCTCCCTTATTACTTTTCCCCTTACTCACATACTCCATATATAATgttcttctttctgtcccttgaaTATCCCAAGGTATCTCTACCTTGAGGATTTTAAAtctgccttttcctcttccttaaaTAGTTCTCCTGCTTGATCTTCAGGTGACAAAGTGATTCCTGACATGGAAGTTTCAATTCCAATAATGCCTCCTCAGGGAGAGATTTCCTGACCAGCCAATCTAAAGGGAATTTTCCTCTATCCAGTCATTCCCCATCATATCACTcggtttaatttttttcatagtacTCACTGCTCTCTTAAATGATCTTATTTGTTTACATACCTATTTTATGTCTTCTCTCACTAGAATATAGTCTCCTTGGGGGCAGCGACCatgcctgttttgttcattgttgcaTCCCTTGCACCTAGAGCAACatctaattcattcttttatgtcaacaactatttattgaatgagtaaGGAAACAGGTATGAATAAGGATGCAGAATTAACGGAATAAATCAGGATGCGAGGTGAATCTGGAGATCTGAAACAGCCAGACAAGATAGTAGAGCTGCATGAAACCAGTCTTTGGTTCGGTTGGATTGACAATATTTTTGGATCTGTgagttcccattttttttaattttaattttttaactttttaaaaagattttatttatttattcatgagagacagagaaagagagagggagagaggcagagggagaagcaggctccccaaggagcagggagcccgatgcgggactcaatcccaggaccccaggatcatgacctgagctgaaggcagacgctcaaccatctgagccacccaggtgctcccccattttctttttaaaataagtcttcCTATGAAGAAATTTTAATTACTTATCCCTTGATTAGGTTTAACCTCATGTGGAGAGAGTATGTACTTCTGTTCAGCACTTGGACCTAAAAAAATCAGTGCAAATACTGCTAGTTTGGAGTTTTGTGTGATTTACCCCACTTTAAACAAGGTGTTTGACATCAATTTCAAGAGACTTATGGTTTCAGTCATCCTGGCAACCTGGATTTAGAATTGAGCCCTACTAACTGCCTCTCTATTTAGAGTGTCCTCAAGGTTATGTAGATTTCTGACATCTTCAGTGCCTgggaattttatatttcaaacacAGGTCAAACCTTTTTATTAGTTTACttattaaaaagagataaaagccaaaatgaagaaagaatacttTCCTCAAATATTCTTCCTCAAATATACATATCAATATTCcctcaaattatatttatatttgattttatatttacacatccatttttttctatatataatacttTTTCCTAGACCATAGAAGAGCTTAAGTATTAGGCAATGAAGTTGGTAGCTGATTTTACATTACTTTAACTAAAGCCAGTGGTATTAACCAGAGTCCTAAGACTTGCTTGGCAGACACATTTTCACTTGAATTTAGCACCTACAATATGGGTATGGTGTCTTGATCCCTGctaggttaaaaaaacaaaatttggaaggaactaaCAAAAAAACTCCATTTAAAAAGGACTTAAATTGTTACTGGTTATTGTAAATGACCTGGAAAACTCCCACAATGAGATGTTTGTATCATGTGCATTGTTTCTCCCTCTAGTTTAATCTGTGACTTTGTTTTCTCCTGATGCTATAACTACACTGTATCCAACACAAATATAGCTAAGATGTTACCTGTTCTCACTTCAATGTACAAACACTACAATGTAATCTGCTTGCATGAAGTTTCACTCTGTTGTTTACATAATAATTCTATTCGTGAAGCTTTTTATGTATCCAGACAAACGGAGCAAATTGAGATTGCTCAGTGAGGCCGGAGCATGACCTTCATTTGAACACAGTGACTTGTTTGCTGCTTGTATACAAACAGTTAAACTGTATCTTAATTCCAGGCTCAAGTTTAAAAGTTCCACTGAATGCTCTAAGGCTGCCAGAGACAAAGATGGTATCCTGATGGTGGAAGCTGAGGAGACAGaagtctcccaacaaataaaTTCAGCAAGTGACTATCAGTCAGACACCTTCCCCCAGTACACAGGATGATGGAAGTTGAATAGAAGTGTTCACTCAAATAGGATGACCAACTGTTCCAACTTTGCCCCCCAGGCACAGGACTTTCAGTATTAAGACCGGAAAGTTCTGGGCAAACAGGATGAGCTGGTCACCCTATTCACCAATATGTAGGAACTAACTAGCTATGAACTAATACCATTCCTGGGAATTTCTCCAAAAGAAACAATCATAGATGAGCATAAAGATTTCTATACAAGTTTATCTATCACGTGCATATATCTGTGGGTATCTatgtacacacactcacatatacagAAAAGCAAACTGGAAACACCACCGTAATATTTACAATCATTATTGCTGGTATTAGGatcatgaataatttttaaattttttcttatactCTCCCTCAATTTTTGGCAACAGACATATTAAATTTTTGATCAGAAAGTACtgtatctaattttaaaaactaagccAATAATAGGACTGAGCATAGTGCCTTATACAAAATAGAtgctaaaaatattatttgaagtgtatgtacaaaatatgtatttatttcctgcCCAGATTTTTCAGCAGCTGCAACTGTTAGCAGAGTCCTGGGTCTAAGATTGCACTGTGAAGTTGGGAGTCAAGCCTGATTTACTTAAATGTAATTAAACATTATCTTCATGAAAGACTTCAAGTACCCAACACTCACATTATCTACAGAAAACTGCTCCCTTGCTCCATGATATTGGATCCATTGTAGGTTATTTCTTCAAATCCTTTCACATTAATACCTCCCTACCAGCAGCAAGAATTACCATAAGCACGGTGCAATCCAACTTTTAAACAAAGCACGAAATGAAACCTTGAGGAGAAAGtgaattcattaattttcttttttggtttggtGTCAATGTCATCCTAATGTCAGCATGTAACATTCTGTTAAAGACATGTCTTGGCTAacgtggagaaagaaaaatttggtaCAGCTGTAGAGTAATTTTTGGAGGGAATAGAAGACCCAGCTAGAGAATTGACTATCTCAGTTCCCAGCTGTACATCCATTACCCACAAGGTTGTAAGAGATGCCAGGCTGGCTTCAACTCACACAAGGTCATTcacaaagacacagaaattaCAACTTACAAATCGGCAAGCAGTGTGTGCAAAGCAAGGTTAGGTGGTAATAAAGAAACTTACAGTCAT is a window of Zalophus californianus isolate mZalCal1 chromosome 1, mZalCal1.pri.v2, whole genome shotgun sequence DNA encoding:
- the LOC118357165 gene encoding non-histone chromosomal protein HMG-14; amino-acid sequence: MPKRKVSSAEGASKEEPKRRSARLSAKPAPAKVETKPKKAAGKDKSSDKKVQTKGKRGAKGKQAEVANQETKEDLPAENGETKNEESPASDEAGEKEAKSD